The Flavobacterium psychrotrophum region CCAGAGCAAACAAACCGAATAATGCAATTACAATAACCACAATGTTAAGCAACGAAAACATATTGCGCTGTTTTACATAGCTCTCATAAGTACGCGCAAAGCCTTTATCTACAAAATCGTATTTAAACGGATTTTCAGGATCTATTTTTTGCATCCAGAATTTTTCTATGCCGGCAATGGCATCTTCCATATTATCAGGGTCAACTTTAATGAAATAGCGGTCTACTACTAACGGCAGCCAGTCGATGGTCTTAGGATGAAAGAACGTCATGGGAGGTATGGTAGTTTGCGGGCTCGAAATATGAAAATCTTTTACCACGCCTACAATTTTAAGGTGATGCCCGTTCCAGTCTATTTGTTTTCCTACCGGATTTTTTTCTTTCATCATTTTTGCAGCTACCTCATTCACAAGTATTGAGCTAATGGTATCTGAAGCATATTTATCTGAAAGTGTCCTGCCGCTGGCCATCTTTATGTGCATCATTTCTAAAAGGCCAAAGTCCATAGCAATGTCCTGCGCCTGTATGCGCGAATTTTTATAAGTATATCCGGAAGTAGTATTAGCATATTGGCCAAAACTAAAAGAACCTAATGATACTTGCTTTACACCTTTTATTTTAAGCAGTTCCTGCTTATTTGTGCTGTATACAGACAATAACTGCTTAGGATCGGGCGCGCTTTCAGGCCTTTTAAACCTTACCTCTATTACCTGTTCGCCTTTAAAGCCAAGGTCTTTAGTACTCATAAAGTTAACCTGCTGGTATACCACATAAGAGCCTATTATAAAGAATGATGCTATGGCAAACTGCATAATAAGCATACCATTGCGCAGCCATACACCACTTTTACTACGGCTAAAGTTACCCTTAAGCACATTAAGCGTTTCAAAATTAGATACATATACTGATGGAAATATACCTGCCATAACCACCACTACTACAAAAATTGCAGTAAGCTGAAGATAGAACTGGCTGGTGCTAAGGGTAAGTGTCTTATTTAAAAAGTTGTTGTAAAAAGGCAATGTAAGCTCTACAATTACAAGCGCCAGTACTACTGCGCCAATTGTCATTAATACCGATTCAAAAATAAACTGGCGAACGATATTGGCTTTTGATGCGCCCAGTACTTTGCGCAGCCCCACTTCTTTAGCTCTTTTAATGGCATTAGCTGTGGCAAGGTTTACATAATTAACTACAGAAAGTACAAGTATTAATACAGAAAGCCCTGCCATGATGATAAGGAACTGGTAACTGCCTTTGCCTTGGGCATACCCTTCTACAACAGAGTGTAACCTTGCTGTTTTAAGCTGCTCCAGGCTAACAATGGTTTTTCCGTTTACTTTTTCAAAATCTTCGGTAGACATACCTTCTTCTTTTGCCCACGGTTTTGTTTTATACTCATAGTACAATTGCTCTATGGCTTTTTCTACTTTATGCGCACCGGCAGGATCTTTGAGTTTAAGCAATAGCCCAAACCCGAAATTTCCCCATTCTGATTCTTCTTTCTTAAGGTCGGCCTCCAGGGTATTAATAACCATTTCGGGCTCTAATGACGATTTTCCCTGAATCTCGTAAACGGCTCTTACTATAACGGTGTGTTTTGCATATACAAATTGTTTTCCTACTACATCTGTAGTGCCAAAGAGTTTCTCAGCAGCTACGGTAGATAGTGCTGCACTTGAATCGTCCGGCAGGGCAGATTTTCCGTTTCCGGCAATGAAGTGAAATGGAAAGAACGAAAAAAAGTTGCCTTGGGCGTTTATCATTTTAATCGGTTCCTTTTTACCATTCACCTCAGCCATTTCCTGGCGATAATGGCAATTCAGGTAGCAGTAATCTTCTACATTAGGCACATCTTTAAGATAAGGCCTTAAGGCAGATACGTTTTGTTGGGTTACCATTTGGTTCCCAAGGTCGTTTATTACCTGGTATACATGTTCATTCTCCGGGTTCCATGCGTTGTATTCGTGTTCATCGTTCCAGTAGAGTATAGCAAACACCAGTCCTGCAATGCCCAGGCTAAGCCCCAGCATATTAAGTGCAGTAAAGAACTTGTTGTGCTTTACCTGGTATAAAAATATTTTGATCCAGTTTTTTATCATGGTTTAGTTGGTTAGGGGTTATTCGTACTTAAGATATTTAAGCACATTTACACGAGTGGCTGCATAAGCCCGGCTGAGTACTACAATAAGGGTAAGTGCCATAAGTACAACAAAGCCTGTTATAAACGGCAATGCAGATACCTGTATCCTAAAGGCAAAATTATCAAGCCAGTGGTTAAGCAGTATCCAGGCCGGTACAAATGCTATGGCAAAGCCAATGATACAGAACAGTATGTACTGTTTAGACAGTTCCCTGAGTAATACCTTAGTTTCGGCGCCCAGCGTTTTGCGAATGGCAATTTCCTTCATGCGGCGCTGTATGCTGTACGATGCCAGTGCAAACAATCCAAACAGGGCTATAACTATAACCACAACATTAAGCAGGGAAAACAGGTTGCGCTGCTTAACATAATTCTGGTAGCTGCGTGCATACTCCCTGTTGACAAAATCGTAGGTAAAAGGATAATCAGGATCTACGTTCCTTAACCAGTATTTTTCAATTTCAGCTACAGTCTGGTCCATAGTTGCAGCATCAGCTTTTACGTAAATGTTTTGGAACACGCCCAGCATCCAGCGTATGTTCTTAAAATGGAATATTGATATGGGTGGTATGGCTTTATCGGGTCCGTTGATATTAAAGTCTTTAACAACGCCCACAACCTTCATCATTTTACCGTCCCAGTTTATGTCTTTGCCTACAGCGCTTTTTACTTTCATAAGCTTTACGGCGGCTTCATTAAGCACTATATTGTCAATAGTATCCGATGCAAATTTTTCACTTAAAAACCGGCCTTCTTTTAGTTTGATGTTCATCATTTCGGTCAGGCCAAAATCAATACTCATATTGTCACCGCTTATACGCTCATCTTTATAGCGGTATTCGATCGTAGTAGAAGCGCCTTCGCCAAAGTGGATAGTACCGCCGGCTACCTGTTGTACACCTTTTATGTTTTGTAGTGCGCTTTTTATTGAGAGGTACTTGTTGTACCTCATATCATCTGTTATAGCATCGCCGTAAATGTTGCGATAGGATATGTTTATTATTTGCTCACCTTTAAAGCCAAGATCTTTAGTGCTGAGGTAGTTAATTTGCTCGTATACCACATACGACCCAATGATAAAAAACGCGGCTATTGCAAATTGTAATACGAGCATGGCGTTGCGCAGCCAGATACCTGTTTTTGTACGGCTAAAATTGCCCTTAAGCACATTAAGCGTTTCAAAGTTTGATACATAGATAGCGGGCAGAATACCGGCAGCCACTACGGTAATAAGCAGTATGCCCGTAAGCTGCAAAAAGAATGCACCGGAGTTTATAGCCAGGTCTTTATCAAGAAAGTTATTGTAGTAGGGCAGTGACAGCTCTACAATAACCAGTGCCAGCATTATAGAGATACATACCATAGCGGTAGTTTCTGTAATAAACTGAAACACGATATTGTTTTTACTTGCGCCCAGTATTTTGCGTACGCCTACCTCTTTAGCACGCTTTATTGCGTTTGCGGTAGCAAGGTTTATATAGTTGAATATAGATAATGCCAGTATAAGTATGCTAAGCCCCATCATAATTACTAAAAACTGGTAGTTGCCTTTACCTTCGGCTACGCCATCAGTTTTTGTATGCAGGCGTACTTCTGACAATGGCTCTAACGAAACCCTCGCCCCGCCGTGCTTTTTTACAAATTCTTCAGGTGTAATACCTTCAAATTTGGCAAGGCGCGTAGTAAGGTTGTCATAGTTAAGCGTATTTATATGCTTTAGTATTGCATTTTGGTCTGAGGCCTTTTTAGCTTTTATGTATAGCGCAAACTCATAATTGCCCCATTGGCTTTCTAATTCTTTTAGGGTAGCATCAAGCCGGCTTATAACAACTGCCGGCTGGTAAGATGCTTTTTTATTAAGCTTGTAAACACCCCTTACCACAAGTTTTGTACCCGAATATAATACTTCTTTACCAAGAGCCGGTGCGTCGCCAAAAAGGCTTTTTGCGGCATCTTCAGAAAGGCAGATACTGTTTTCATCGGGCAGTGCTTTTTTACTGTTACCTTCTGAAAATTCAAAGGGAAAGAACTCAAAAAAATTGCGTTGTGCATTGAGGATTTTTGTAAAGTATACTTTTTTATTGCCCGATACAATGTTGTCGTTGCGGTAATGATCCTGAAGGTAACAGTACGATGCTACTTCGGCCGATTTCTTAGCCAGGTTTGGCCCCATTGCAGCTGTGCCCGATGTCCAGAACACGTGGTCATCTACCTGGTTTACCAGTAAAAAAATACGATCCTTATCCGGATTCCACGCGTCATAGCTTTGCTCATCGTTCCAGTACAATATAGCAAATACCAGCCCTGCAATACCCAGGCTAAGCCCCAGCACATTAAGCGCGGTAAAGAACTTGTTGTGCTTTACCTGGTATAAAAATATCTTGATCCAGTTTTTTAGCATTGCTAATCGGTTTTAAGGTAAGGTAGTACATTGGTGCGCGTAGCTATAAAAGCGCGCGATAGCACCACAGTAAGCGTTAGGACCATAAGTACTACAAAGCCAACTACAAATGGGATAACAGATACCGGTATGCGGAATGCAAAATTATCGAGCCACATATCCAGCAGCATCCAGGCAGGTACAAAAGCTATGGCAAAGCCAATGATACAGAATATAATGTACTGTTTAGAAAGCTCCCTAAGCAGTGTACCGGTTTCGGCACCCAGTGTTTTGCGGATCGCAATCTCCTTCATGCGGCGCTGTATGCTGTAACTTGCCAGTGCAAAAAGGCCTACAAGTGCTATAAATATTACCACTATGTTGAGCAGCGAAAACAGGTTGCGCTGTTTTATGTACGACTGATAGGTGCGTTCATAAGCCTTATCTACAAATTCATATTGAAAAGGATATTCGGTATCTACTTTTGCAGTCCAGTATTTATCAAGTGCTGCAAGGGTTTGTTCTATATTATTTGGGTCAACTTTTATGTACATCTTATCCATATTATAAAGCATCCAGTCGACGGTTTTTAAATGGAAAAACGACATAGGAGGTATAGGAGCCTGTGGCCCGTACATATGAAAATCTTTAACTACACCCACAATTTTAAGTTTCTGGCTATTCCAGTCTACTATCTTGCCAATGGGGTCTTTTTCATGCATCATTTTGGCAGCCGTTTCATTTATCATCATGCTGCTTATGGTATCAGAAGCAAACTTCTCTGACAGGTTACGACCGCTGGCCATTTTTATCTTCATCATGTCTATGAATTCAAAATCCATGGCCATGTTTTGTGCCTGTATGTTTTTATTGTGGTAGGTAAACCCGGAAGATGATGCAGCACCATCGGCCAACGAAAATGCTGCACCGCTAACATTTATTACCCCCGGTATTTTTTTGACTTCCTGTTTTACCCTATCATAATTATTAAAAATTATGCTTGTACTGTCATTGTGCACTTTACGGTAAACAACATTAATAACCTGCGCGCCACTAAGGCCAAGGTCTTTGTTTGCCATAAAGCTTACCTGCTCATAAACGATGTAAGAACCCACAATAAAAAACGAAGCTATGGCAAACTGTACTACAAGCATCGCATTGCGCGCCCATACACCGCTTTTGCTACGGGTAAAGTTGCCCCGTAGTACATTTAATGTTTCAAAATTTGCGACATAAACAGCCGGTAAAATACCTGCGGTAACTACCACTATTATAAACGTAATAACAAGTTGCATATAAAAAAGGCTGCTGTTTAGTACCAGTGTTTTATTTAAAAAATCGTTATAAAAGGGTAGTGCTAGCTCTACTATTACCAGTGCCAGCAATAAGGCTGTGATGGTAATTATTATGGTTTCGAATACAAACTGCTTTATAATGTTGCCTTTGCCGGCTCCCAGTACCTTGCGCACGCCCACCTCTTTAGCTCTTTTAATAGCATTAGCTGTGGCAAGGTTTATATAGTTAGTTATCGATAGGATAAGTATAAGTACAGACAGCCCTGCCATAATAAGTAAAAACTGGTAGTTGCCGCGCCCTTCAGGATAACCCTCTGTAATAGAGTGCAGCCTGGCATCGGCCAGCTTTTCCAGTGATATTTTAAACGGAGGGTTTGCCTTAAGGTATTCCTCCAGATCAATACCTTCTTCTTTAGCAGACGGCTTTGTTTTATACTCCATAAAAAGGCCTTCCAGTTTTTTCTGAACACCGGCTGCATTTTGTGGTTTTACTTTTAGGAGCAGGCAAAAATTAAAGTTACCCCACTGGTCTTCGTTACCTTTAAGGCGTGTTTCATAAATAAGGCTGGTAACTGCTGCGGGCGAATAAGACGATTTACCGGGAATATGGTATACACCACGCACCACCAGCTGGCGGCCACTGTATTTTATAGTTTTTCCTATAGGATCCTGATCGCCAAAAAGACGGGTTGCAACCTCATCGCTAATGGCAATGCTGCCACTATCCGGCAGGGCTGTTTTAGCATTACCACGAATAAACTCAAAAGGAAATAATGAAAAGAAGTTGGGCTGGGAATCCAGAATTTTTATTTTTTCCTTTTTTTGCCCGTATTGCACTATTTCATCAAAATACCAGTTGTTAAGGTAGCAAAACTCTTCTATCTCAGGCATATCTTTCATGTACTTAGCCAATGGATACACACTGTGTGCCCATATCATATCGTCGTTTATATGACTTAGTACCTGGTGCACTTTTTCTTTTTCAGGATTCCAGGCGTTGTAAGAATGCTCATCGTTCCAGTACAGTATGGCAAATACCAGCCCGGCAATGCCCAGGCTAAGCCCCAGCGTATTAAGAGCAGTAAATACCTTATTTCTCTTTGCCTGGTACAAGAATATTTTTATCCAGTTTTTTAACATGGTAATGCATTGATTTTTTGATTGATGATTGAAAGTAGCCGATAATTAAAGTCAGAACCCTAATGTCTAAATATCCATCGACAGGTTTTTACATTCGTCTTTATGATTTTATGACTTTCGGCTCTAAAACTTGTTTACCCCACAAACACATCTACTTTTTTAGTGTTGTTTCTTTCGCTCAGTACCATACCGTCTTTCATGATAATGGTGCGTTGCGAGAACGATGCATCGTGCTCAGAGTGGGTAACCATAAGAATGGTAGCACCGTTTGCGTGCAGGTCGGTTAGCAGCTCCATAACCTCGTTACCATTTTTACTGTCCAGGTTACCTGTTGGCTCATCCGCCAGGATAATCTTAGGGTCGTTAACCAGCGCACGCGATACGGCTGCCCTTTGCTGCTGCCCACCCGAAAGTTGTTGTGGGTAGTGCTTAAGCCTGTGGCTAATGGCAAGCCTTTCGGCTATGGCCTCAACCTTCTTTTTACGCTCAGTAGCAGGCACATTATTATAAATAAGCGGCAGTTCGATATTATCGTATACCGAAAGTTCATCGATAAGGTTAAAGTTTTGGAACACAAAGCCTATGTTTTCTTTGCGAACTTTAGACTTAGCTGTTTCACTAAGGCCGTTTATTTCGTTATCCAGCAGTTTGTAGCTGCCGCCACTGGCGTTGTCCAACAGGCCTACAATGTTTAGCAGGGTAGACTTTCCACAGCCCGAAGCGCCCATTATGGTTACAAACTCGCCTTGCTTTATTTGCAGCGATACATTGTTAAGTGCAGTTGTTTCTACTTCTTCTGTACGGAATACTTTACTAAGGTTTTCGATTTTTATCATGGCTTGTGTATTTTTTTTAATTGTGATTGTATTATTTGATTGTTGAAAATGTTTTTTCGGCATAGTTTACCCATTCTTCATCGGGTATTTCGCTGTCAAGGTAATAATCAGGCTGCAGGCCAATATCGTCTATAGCCATATGCGGTATGCGAAAGCTTTTAGAAAGGCAGTACCCTAATTGTAAAGTGCCACAGGGCGATATTACAAAATGCATATTGCTAATATCAAGCATACCGGCGGTTGTAGTGCCAAACAGTTTTGTTTTACTGCTTTGCTTTGCCGCAAGTAAAAACTGCTCTGTCGTGCTGGCATTATTTTCGTTTATCAGTATGGCTACATTTTCAGGATAGTTATAAACAGTATCAAGTGTTTGCACAAAAACCTTTTGTTCATGCAGGTTTACAAATTTGCCGGGGTTATCGTTTAGTTTTTTAAGCTCGGCAGTAATTTCAGCTTTTTCTGCTTCGCTTATTCCCGGCTCCTTTAAAAAGCCTTCCATACGCTCGTTGTTTAACTTAGTCGAATACATTTGTGTTGCCACAATGCGTATGGGGTTTGTGTACAGGTATTTTACTATTTCCCGGTAGCTTCCGTCAGATCCGCCACCGTTGTTCCTTACATCAATAACCAGGTTTTTAGTACGTATAATTTTATCATGATTAGCCCGTATTACGCTGTCTATATCTTTTTTATAGCCCCCGTCAAAGCTTGGTATACGCAATACCAGTGTATTGGCAGAATGCTGTTGTACCATAGGGCCATCTGAACCCAAAAGCGCTACGTAGTTTTTTAAGGCCTGTACATCCTGTACTTTAGGGTTATCACGCTGAAATATAAACCTGCCAAGTAATATCGTATTTGCTCCTATAAGGCGAGCATTTTCAAATTTATAAGTTTGATAATTTCTTAAGTAGAACTCGCCGTTGTAGCCTGTTTTATCGGCATTAGGCTTTGCACGCAGTTTTATCTGGTTTTTTTGCCATGCGGTACCTGCGCCATCAAGTATAAAACCAATGTAGCCATCGCCTTTTTTAATGATACCAATAGTGTATGGAGTAGTTTTCCAGATACCCTCTAATGATTTTGGATCGGCTTTCGCCAGATACTTTAGAAATTGTTTCTCAGTAACAGGATATTTTTCCCAGTCAGTATGGCTGTCTACTGCCGCCGTCGGAGCTGCTACATTATTTACGGCATTAGCCGATATATGCCCGCCCCTAAAAAACTTTAGCCACTCATAAACGGCTGCCGCGCAATCTTCTTTAGTTGTAATTGTTTTTACTTTATCAGCAAAAATAGCATTATGCTGCCTGTAGGCCTCTGCACCTTTTTTATCTATAACATACTGAAAACCGGCATCATTTTCTTCAAAGGTTTTCTTTGCCCAATTAAAACTTTCTGAGCAGGGGCAATCCTGGGCCACTGTTACCAGTGTCATTAAAAATATGCACAATTGTAAAGCCTTTTTCATAATGTTTTAGATTTGCCCGGCGGGATTGATTAGGCCCCGCCGGACGATTGGTTAATTAATAATTACCTTTTTTTGATTGATGATTGAACTCTGAATTTTATAGTGTGCTCCACGAGCATTTGTAAGAACCCTGTGTGTTTTGGCCTTTAAACTTTATTTTGTACTGAATGCCTGCTTTTAGGCTTATGTATTTTTCGGCACTGCCGGTTTTATTAAAAGCATACAACAGGCCAGGCGAAGACGCATCTTCTTCCAGTAATACTTCGAGGCTGCCTTTTTTAACCTCTGCAATGCATTTAAGGCTTAGCTTTACATCTTTTGGGCTTTTAATAAGCACATAGGTAGTGCCGTTATATTGCTTATAAGAAGCCCTGGTTTCATTTGTACCGTTACTGTTGCTCCAGCCTTTATAATCTGCGGTTGATTCTGACTTTTCAAAGTATGTACCCGATGCCGTTACTTGCGGGCTGTCCTGGGCTACAGATTTTATTGTGGCAACGATCAGTAATATGGCGGTAAAAAATAATCGTATCATGCTATTCTAAATTTAATATTTCTATTTCTTTATAATCGGCATAGTTGCTGGTTACCACTTTATCGCCTTCCTTGAGGCCGCCCAGTACCTCATAATATACCGGATTTTCGCGTCCCAGTTTTATTTCGCGGCGTTCGGCTTTATCGCCGTTCACTACAAATACCCATTTTCCGGCTGTTTCTTCATAAAACCTGCCTTTTGGCAATACGGTTGTTTTTGCTTTTTCAGACAGTATAAGGCGTACGCCAAAGCTAAGTCCCTGTTGCAGGTGCAGCTCTTTATCTGATGTAAAGGTGAGCTCTACTAAAAAGCGACCACTCTTAATTTCAGGGATTACGCGGCTTACCGTTACATCAAGCGTTTCGCCTTTATAATCAATCTGCCCTTTCTGGTTAGCCGATACACGAGGAAGGTAGTACTCATCAACTTCGGCTACCAGTTTGTAACCTTTCATTACGTCAATTTTGCCAATGCTTTCGCCTGCCTGGTAGTTTTTACCCAATACAGGTTCAAAAGATGTTAGCCTGCCGGTAAGCGGCGCCGTTACTAAAAAGTTCTTTTTGTTTTTGCGCAATATGTCAAGGCTTTTGTACATAATGGTTTGCGACTGCGATATCTGGCCTATTTGTATCAGGTTGGCCTGCTTTTCTTTTTGTATGCTTTGCTGTATGATGTTCTTACGCTCTTTCTGAAAACGGAAGTTCTCTTTTGTTTTCTCCCATTCGTTTTTAGAAAGTATCTCTTCTTTAAAAAGCTTCTCGTTCAGGTCATACAGGTTTTTAGCATCCTGGTAGTCGTGGTCTATGGCTACAAGGTCTTTTGCCATGCTCAGTTCCTGGTTACGTAGATCGAGCTTTGCTTTGCTCAGGTTATTTATCTGCTCTATTATCGATGTTTCCTGGGTTACATAGCTCAACTCGGTATTCGGGTTGTACAACCTTGCCAATGGCTGGCCCTGTGTAACCATATCGCCATTTGCTACAAATATTTCCTGTATCGACCCGCCTTCAATAACGTTTAGCAGCATAGCGTTAAGCGGTTCTACCTTTGCCTGAAAAACAATGAAGTCTTCAAAAAAAGCTTTTTCAACGGTTTTAACAGATAGTTCATTTTTATCTACTGTAAGGCTGCGCTTTTTTGTTACCGCTGCAAATACAAAGTATCCCGCCAATAAAAAAGCCGGTATTGCCATAAGCAGATATTTATTTTTTTTACTTTTACGGGTAACGATAGTGTCCATTGAGTGCTTGTTTGGCATACATAATAGCAATTTTGTGCCATACATTTAAAAATGGTAACTATCTGTAAACCAGCTAATATTTTAATTACCCTAAAACACATAGTGTCCGATATCGGACAGTGTTTGTCCGAAACCGTACAGTGCATGAAAAAAACGCAGGCAGGCATTTTAGTCATAGATGATAAAGAAGACATCCTTTTTGCATCTAAACTGGTGCTCAAAAAACATTTTGAACATATTTTTACCCTGCCCGACCCTAAAAAGGCCATCGCCCTGCTGGCAGAAAACCCTATTGATGTGGTATTGCTGGATATGAATTACCGTATGGGCTTAGACGATGGGCGCGAGGGCATTTACCTGCTTAAGGAGATAAAAACCTTTTCGCCTAAAACGGTTGTAATACTAATGACAGCATTTGGCAAGGTAGAAACGGCAGTAGAAGGCCTTAAGCTGGGTGCTTTTGATTATATATTAAAACCCTGGGATAATGATAAGCTGGTAGAGGTGGTAAAAGCTGCCGTAACCGAAAGCCGCAAACTACGCAAGCAGGAGCAGGGTGCAGCGACTAACAACAGTTATTTTATTGGCGAATCGACTGCCATAAAAAAAGCCTACAGCCTTGCGGCAAAGGTGGCACGGACCGATGCTAACGTATTGATACTGGGTGAAAACGGTACGGGTAAGTATGTAATGGCAAATTACATTCACCAAAATTCTGCGCGTAGCAGCCAGCCTTTTATACACGTAGACTTAGGTGCGCTGAGCGAATCTATTTTTGAGAGCGAGTTATTTGGCTATGCCAAAGGTGCCTTTACCGATGCCAAGGCGGATACTCCCGGACGTTTTGAACTGGCAAATAACGGTACTATTTTTTTAGATGAAATAGGCAATGTGCCCCTGCATTTACAGTCGAAACTGTTGCAGGTTATACAAAACCGACAGGTTATAAGGCTGGGCGAGGGTAAGGCACGTCCGCTAAATGTGCGTATTATTACCGCAACCAACATCGACCTTAAAAAAGAAGCCGGGCTTAAAACCTTTCGCGAAGATTTATATTACCGCATTAATACCATGGAAATTATCCTGCCGCCGCTGCGCGAAAGGCGTGAAGACCTGGCAGCACTGGCGCAGTTCCTGCTGAGTAAAATGGCAGATAAGTATGAACGAGCCGATCTTGAATTTGAACCCTTTGCTTTACAGCAGATACAAAACCATGCCTGGAACGGTAACATCCGCGAGATGGAAAACCGTATAGAGCGTGCCGTAATATTGTGCGATGAATGCATTATTACCGCTGCCGACCTGGATCTTGAAGACATCATCGAAATACAGACCGAAAAAGATGTACAGCTTTCGGACATCGAAAAACATACCATTGATAAAACACTTCAAAAACATAATTTTAACATCAGTAAGGCCGCCGATGAACTCGGGCTTTCGCGTGCTGCGCTTTACAGGCGTATTGAAAAGTATGAACTGGGTAAACACTAACGTGCTATGAGATCATTAAAATTATACCAGCTGCTTTTTATCCGCCTTGTGTTTTTAATGGCTGCGGCCGGCCTGGGTATTTATGCCCTGGTGGGTGGGCTGCCTTATAGCGCCTTCTTTTGCTTTTTGGTATTCCTTCTTTTGCTTGCAGAGCTTTTCTCCTTTTTAAGAAATACCTATTCGTTTTATGATAAGACCATAAGCGCAATACTCAGCAACGATTTTTCTGCCGATTTTTCACGCCACGGCGATTTTGAGAATTACAGGAGCCTGTTCCGCCTTTACAATACCTTAAAAGACCGGCAGAACGAACAGGTAACTAAAGACCTTGTATATAGTTCGATACTCAATAATATAGAAACCGGTGTATTGATATTACAGAAAGAAGGGGAGGAGCACAACATCTTTTTGATGAACGAGTATTTCTGCAACCATTTTGAAGTGCCAAGGGTTTCTAAATGGAAGTACCTTAAAAGCCAGTTACCCGCGTTGTGTAATATAATTGAAGAGCGTGGTTTTGAAGACATGCGCACCTCAGTACAAATACGTATGGGCAGTGAGGAAAGCCAGACGTTTATGCTGCAAACCTCTAAAACCGTTACC contains the following coding sequences:
- a CDS encoding ABC transporter permease produces the protein MLKNWIKIFLYQVKHNKFFTALNVLGLSLGIAGLVFAILYWNDEQSYDAWNPDKDRIFLLVNQVDDHVFWTSGTAAMGPNLAKKSAEVASYCYLQDHYRNDNIVSGNKKVYFTKILNAQRNFFEFFPFEFSEGNSKKALPDENSICLSEDAAKSLFGDAPALGKEVLYSGTKLVVRGVYKLNKKASYQPAVVISRLDATLKELESQWGNYEFALYIKAKKASDQNAILKHINTLNYDNLTTRLAKFEGITPEEFVKKHGGARVSLEPLSEVRLHTKTDGVAEGKGNYQFLVIMMGLSILILALSIFNYINLATANAIKRAKEVGVRKILGASKNNIVFQFITETTAMVCISIMLALVIVELSLPYYNNFLDKDLAINSGAFFLQLTGILLITVVAAGILPAIYVSNFETLNVLKGNFSRTKTGIWLRNAMLVLQFAIAAFFIIGSYVVYEQINYLSTKDLGFKGEQIINISYRNIYGDAITDDMRYNKYLSIKSALQNIKGVQQVAGGTIHFGEGASTTIEYRYKDERISGDNMSIDFGLTEMMNIKLKEGRFLSEKFASDTIDNIVLNEAAVKLMKVKSAVGKDINWDGKMMKVVGVVKDFNINGPDKAIPPISIFHFKNIRWMLGVFQNIYVKADAATMDQTVAEIEKYWLRNVDPDYPFTYDFVNREYARSYQNYVKQRNLFSLLNVVVIVIALFGLFALASYSIQRRMKEIAIRKTLGAETKVLLRELSKQYILFCIIGFAIAFVPAWILLNHWLDNFAFRIQVSALPFITGFVVLMALTLIVVLSRAYAATRVNVLKYLKYE
- a CDS encoding ABC transporter permease, producing the protein MIKNWIKIFLYQVKHNKFFTALNMLGLSLGIAGLVFAILYWNDEHEYNAWNPENEHVYQVINDLGNQMVTQQNVSALRPYLKDVPNVEDYCYLNCHYRQEMAEVNGKKEPIKMINAQGNFFSFFPFHFIAGNGKSALPDDSSAALSTVAAEKLFGTTDVVGKQFVYAKHTVIVRAVYEIQGKSSLEPEMVINTLEADLKKEESEWGNFGFGLLLKLKDPAGAHKVEKAIEQLYYEYKTKPWAKEEGMSTEDFEKVNGKTIVSLEQLKTARLHSVVEGYAQGKGSYQFLIIMAGLSVLILVLSVVNYVNLATANAIKRAKEVGLRKVLGASKANIVRQFIFESVLMTIGAVVLALVIVELTLPFYNNFLNKTLTLSTSQFYLQLTAIFVVVVVMAGIFPSVYVSNFETLNVLKGNFSRSKSGVWLRNGMLIMQFAIASFFIIGSYVVYQQVNFMSTKDLGFKGEQVIEVRFKRPESAPDPKQLLSVYSTNKQELLKIKGVKQVSLGSFSFGQYANTTSGYTYKNSRIQAQDIAMDFGLLEMMHIKMASGRTLSDKYASDTISSILVNEVAAKMMKEKNPVGKQIDWNGHHLKIVGVVKDFHISSPQTTIPPMTFFHPKTIDWLPLVVDRYFIKVDPDNMEDAIAGIEKFWMQKIDPENPFKYDFVDKGFARTYESYVKQRNMFSLLNIVVIVIALFGLFALASYSIQRRMKEIAIRQTLGADTNVLLRELSKQYVVFCLIGFIIAFVPAWLLLDKWLDTFAFRIQVSVLPFITAFVLLVVLTLIVVLSRAYAATRVNVLKYLKYE
- a CDS encoding ABC transporter ATP-binding protein, whose amino-acid sequence is MIKIENLSKVFRTEEVETTALNNVSLQIKQGEFVTIMGASGCGKSTLLNIVGLLDNASGGSYKLLDNEINGLSETAKSKVRKENIGFVFQNFNLIDELSVYDNIELPLIYNNVPATERKKKVEAIAERLAISHRLKHYPQQLSGGQQQRAAVSRALVNDPKIILADEPTGNLDSKNGNEVMELLTDLHANGATILMVTHSEHDASFSQRTIIMKDGMVLSERNNTKKVDVFVG
- a CDS encoding ABC transporter permease, producing the protein MLKNWIKIFLYQAKRNKVFTALNTLGLSLGIAGLVFAILYWNDEHSYNAWNPEKEKVHQVLSHINDDMIWAHSVYPLAKYMKDMPEIEEFCYLNNWYFDEIVQYGQKKEKIKILDSQPNFFSLFPFEFIRGNAKTALPDSGSIAISDEVATRLFGDQDPIGKTIKYSGRQLVVRGVYHIPGKSSYSPAAVTSLIYETRLKGNEDQWGNFNFCLLLKVKPQNAAGVQKKLEGLFMEYKTKPSAKEEGIDLEEYLKANPPFKISLEKLADARLHSITEGYPEGRGNYQFLLIMAGLSVLILILSITNYINLATANAIKRAKEVGVRKVLGAGKGNIIKQFVFETIIITITALLLALVIVELALPFYNDFLNKTLVLNSSLFYMQLVITFIIVVVTAGILPAVYVANFETLNVLRGNFTRSKSGVWARNAMLVVQFAIASFFIVGSYIVYEQVSFMANKDLGLSGAQVINVVYRKVHNDSTSIIFNNYDRVKQEVKKIPGVINVSGAAFSLADGAASSSGFTYHNKNIQAQNMAMDFEFIDMMKIKMASGRNLSEKFASDTISSMMINETAAKMMHEKDPIGKIVDWNSQKLKIVGVVKDFHMYGPQAPIPPMSFFHLKTVDWMLYNMDKMYIKVDPNNIEQTLAALDKYWTAKVDTEYPFQYEFVDKAYERTYQSYIKQRNLFSLLNIVVIFIALVGLFALASYSIQRRMKEIAIRKTLGAETGTLLRELSKQYIIFCIIGFAIAFVPAWMLLDMWLDNFAFRIPVSVIPFVVGFVVLMVLTLTVVLSRAFIATRTNVLPYLKTD